From Paraglaciecola sp. L1A13:
TGATGACTTAATTCTGCTGCCAACCTTGTTAATTAAGCACAATGAAACGGTGCGACAGAAATGGCAAAATCGTATTCGTTATCTGCTGGTAGATGAGTACCAAGATACCAACACGAGTCAATATGAGTTGGTGCGTTTACTGGTTGGCCAGCGTGCTCGATTTACCGTGGTTGGGGACGACGACCAATCTATATATTCTTGGCGCGGTGCAAGACCACAAAATCTGGTTCTACTGAGCAAGGATTTTCCCGACTTGCGGGTGATCAAATTAGAACAAAATTATCGTTCATCAGGTCGTATATTGCATTGCGCGAATATCCTGATCCAAAACAATCCACACGTATTCGAAAAACGGCTTTTTTCTGAACTAGGCTATGGCAATGAGTTGCGTATTATTACGGCTAAAAATGAAGAGCATGAAGCAGAGCGTGTCGTTGCCGAGTTGATAGCCCATAAGTTTATGCAAGGCACTAGCTTTAAAGATTACGCCATATTATACCGGGGAAACTTTCAATCACGCTTGTTTGAAAAAGTCCTGATGGCCAACCGCATACCTTACAAAATCAATGGTGGCACCTCGTTTTTTGGCCGTGCAGAAGTCAAAGACATCATGGCCTATTTACGCTTACTGGTGAATCAAGATGATGATAATGCCTTGCTGCGGGTCATCAATACGCCCACCCGTGGTATTGGTCGTGTGACCCTGGAAAAGCTGGGTAATTTTGCTAACGAAAACCGCACAGGTATGTTTGAGGCGGCATGTTCTCCTATGTTGTCCAGCATATTAACCGGTAAGTCGTTAGAAGCAGTAGAGCGTTTTTCCCGGTGGGTTGTAGAGCTAGCCGACGAAATTAAACGTAGCGATAGCATAGCTGCTATTCGTCAAATGATTAAAGATATAGGCTACGAAGAATGGCTTTACGAAACCAGCACTAGCCCTAAAGCTGCTGAAATGGGTATGGCGAATATCAGTACCTTGTTTGGCTGGGTGAGTGACATGCTCGAAGGTGGAGAGTTAGACCCCCCAATG
This genomic window contains:
- the rep gene encoding DNA helicase Rep; translation: MKLNPGQNDAVNYISGPCLVLAGAGSGKTRVITNKIAYLVRECDIPARYIAAVTFTNKASREMKERVAQTLGKKEARGLKVSTFHTLGLRIIKAEVKTLGLKAGFSLFDDKDSLALLKDLTDVELGGDKDQLKLLQSCISNWKNDLLLPEQLLKRTTSAGETEFAEFYQRYQNHLRAYNALDFDDLILLPTLLIKHNETVRQKWQNRIRYLLVDEYQDTNTSQYELVRLLVGQRARFTVVGDDDQSIYSWRGARPQNLVLLSKDFPDLRVIKLEQNYRSSGRILHCANILIQNNPHVFEKRLFSELGYGNELRIITAKNEEHEAERVVAELIAHKFMQGTSFKDYAILYRGNFQSRLFEKVLMANRIPYKINGGTSFFGRAEVKDIMAYLRLLVNQDDDNALLRVINTPTRGIGRVTLEKLGNFANENRTGMFEAACSPMLSSILTGKSLEAVERFSRWVVELADEIKRSDSIAAIRQMIKDIGYEEWLYETSTSPKAAEMGMANISTLFGWVSDMLEGGELDPPMSLQEVVNRLILRDMMERGEDTEETDQVQLMTLHSSKGLEFPYVFMVGMEEGLLPHQSSIDEDNIEEERRLAYVGITRAQKELFFTLAKERRQYGEVIQPEPSRFLHELPADDVIWEIKKVKVSSEARQQKGHTGIAHLRDMMNKK